One Chordicoccus furentiruminis DNA window includes the following coding sequences:
- a CDS encoding ISL3 family transposase has product MNCTRTDANGQLSFSAFTGNFLMVPSSMTSFYNTKTTVETTRSGRTAYRYEGTLDIQDSDRICPKCGKKMHVHGGHPIAVQHLNVGGSFGYLSFRRNQLECPHCGATVMQSVPFMADHHRITKELLQYTKDLLATGTYTLKQVSEITGLGKNTVKAIDLKRLQDKYTIDGQTLIKPEQTTRFLGIDEFKLHDGHRYATHIIDMLTGHILWISHGKKKQVVYDFIKHIGLEWMDNVEAVACDMNSDFQEAFEEKCPHIQPVFDYFHIVKNFNDKVVSEIRKDEQRRLYDEGNFEGARQLKRSKYILTSSRKTLRKKDQEARDGKVISKGSEMFCKEEYRRKEGYEARYDDLLKENKLLFTCDLIKETLTLAYSRVDETLMMKDIEKVMDLCEETGNVHLMWFHRLLSKHFEGIIAHATYDMSSGKIEGINNKIKTLRRQGYGYPDDDYFFLKLFDLSRAEVVRNPKSHRKSD; this is encoded by the coding sequence ATGAATTGTACTCGGACTGACGCAAACGGGCAACTGTCTTTTTCCGCTTTTACCGGAAATTTCCTCATGGTTCCTTCCTCCATGACCAGCTTCTACAACACCAAAACGACGGTTGAGACTACCAGGTCCGGCCGTACTGCCTACCGTTATGAGGGAACCCTGGACATACAGGATTCTGATCGCATCTGCCCGAAGTGCGGCAAAAAGATGCATGTTCATGGCGGGCATCCTATTGCTGTGCAGCACCTGAATGTCGGAGGAAGTTTTGGCTACCTTTCATTCAGACGCAATCAGCTGGAATGTCCTCACTGCGGCGCAACCGTGATGCAGTCTGTTCCTTTCATGGCCGATCATCATCGGATCACAAAGGAACTTCTGCAATACACGAAGGACCTTCTCGCTACAGGGACTTATACGCTGAAGCAGGTGTCTGAGATCACCGGACTTGGCAAGAATACAGTAAAGGCGATCGATCTGAAACGGCTTCAGGATAAATACACCATTGATGGCCAAACACTGATAAAACCTGAGCAAACGACGCGTTTCCTCGGCATTGATGAGTTCAAGCTGCACGACGGACACCGCTATGCCACTCACATCATCGACATGCTTACCGGGCATATCCTCTGGATCTCGCACGGCAAGAAAAAGCAGGTCGTGTATGACTTCATCAAGCATATCGGTCTGGAATGGATGGACAATGTCGAGGCGGTTGCCTGTGACATGAACTCCGATTTCCAGGAAGCCTTCGAGGAAAAGTGCCCTCATATCCAGCCGGTCTTTGACTACTTCCACATCGTTAAGAACTTCAACGATAAGGTGGTCAGCGAGATCCGGAAGGACGAACAGCGCAGGCTTTACGATGAGGGCAACTTCGAAGGCGCACGCCAGCTGAAACGGTCAAAGTATATCCTCACGTCCTCAAGAAAGACCCTTCGGAAGAAGGACCAGGAGGCACGTGATGGCAAGGTTATCTCCAAGGGCAGCGAGATGTTCTGCAAGGAAGAGTACAGGCGCAAGGAGGGGTATGAAGCCCGCTACGATGACCTGCTCAAAGAGAACAAGCTCCTGTTCACCTGTGATCTCATCAAAGAAACTCTGACTCTGGCTTACAGCCGTGTGGACGAAACTTTGATGATGAAGGACATTGAAAAAGTCATGGACCTCTGCGAAGAGACTGGGAATGTCCATCTCATGTGGTTCCACAGACTACTGTCCAAACACTTCGAAGGCATTATTGCCCATGCAACTTACGACATGTCCTCTGGCAAAATCGAGGGCATCAACAACAAGATTAAGACGCTTCGGCGTCAGGGATATGGATACCCGGATGATGACTACTTCTTCCTCAAGCTCTTTGACTTAAGCCGGGCTGAGGTGGTCCGGAACCCCAAATCCCATAGGAAAAGTGATTGA
- a CDS encoding zinc-dependent alcohol dehydrogenase gives MQGKMKAGIYHGIKDISVQERDIPQISDDDILVKMLRAGICGSDSGAWLHGGIRYGVWNEMIEGHEGVGQIVEKGKNVGDDLNVGDIVFVDPIRAHKAGKIEADVFGTFGEYVFVQNAKKNENVYVLNPDVDLDLAALIEPLSVGTQGALCTDPKPEDHVVVLGAGTIGLCAAAGLINHGIKNVVVVDRNEWKLEIARKIGAKTVNSREENVSEKLCEIFGEYVNTESDIRSANPLILQQLSQIPGIADMVAGKKPDVQLYIDCAGAKELLMQSFGMCAANTKYVIVSVYNEPIPVPGGIFMSQPAIYGSAGYTRETILEVIDHIENQRTPIGSIITDKFSIDQLPEAIEHAAVKSYKNIKVLLSF, from the coding sequence ATGCAAGGAAAGATGAAAGCGGGCATATACCATGGTATCAAGGATATCAGCGTACAGGAGCGCGATATCCCGCAGATTTCAGATGATGATATCCTGGTGAAGATGCTGCGCGCAGGAATATGTGGTTCAGACTCCGGAGCCTGGCTCCATGGAGGAATTCGGTATGGTGTATGGAACGAGATGATCGAAGGACATGAAGGCGTCGGGCAGATCGTAGAAAAAGGGAAAAATGTAGGAGACGACCTGAATGTTGGTGACATTGTATTTGTAGACCCGATTCGTGCACATAAAGCAGGAAAGATTGAAGCTGATGTATTCGGGACATTTGGCGAGTATGTATTCGTGCAGAATGCGAAGAAAAATGAAAACGTCTATGTTCTCAATCCGGATGTGGACCTGGATCTCGCAGCGTTGATCGAACCGCTTTCCGTCGGCACCCAGGGAGCACTTTGCACAGATCCTAAGCCTGAAGACCATGTGGTCGTACTCGGTGCAGGAACAATCGGACTCTGTGCGGCAGCGGGACTGATCAATCACGGGATCAAGAATGTCGTAGTTGTGGACCGTAATGAATGGAAACTTGAGATTGCCCGCAAGATTGGGGCGAAGACGGTCAACAGCAGAGAGGAGAATGTCTCGGAAAAACTCTGTGAGATTTTCGGAGAATATGTAAACACGGAATCAGATATTCGAAGTGCCAATCCGCTGATCCTTCAGCAGCTTTCCCAGATTCCGGGAATAGCAGATATGGTTGCGGGGAAAAAACCGGATGTTCAGCTGTATATTGACTGTGCCGGCGCTAAGGAATTGCTGATGCAGTCTTTCGGTATGTGCGCTGCCAATACGAAATATGTAATCGTCAGTGTTTACAATGAACCGATTCCTGTACCAGGCGGTATCTTTATGAGCCAGCCGGCTATTTATGGATCAGCTGGCTATACCAGAGAGACAATTCTGGAAGTCATTGATCACATAGAGAATCAGAGAACACCAATCGGATCGATCATTACGGACAAGTTTTCAATCGACCAGCTGCCGGAAGCAATTGAGCATGCAGCTGTCAAATCCTATAAGAACATTAAGGTTCTGCTGTCATTTTGA
- a CDS encoding phage/plasmid primase, P4 family yields the protein MCFELYGCRYVQNRTNCRYPIRMVIRSPADLCRAAGHDFVCARYKDNYRMNDNFESADVAFWDVDNSGTDDSGKWITPEKIGELFSDVAFAITPSRHNMVPKGNESARPRFHVFAPIRAETSFRKYGELKARVQRKFPFFDPNAVDAARFVYGCKVRLEEVIWHEGKLTIDQFIENWERTHVGLSVTTEICDMSPSEDAATRNTVPGNKMPRADSFPGQQRTSSSEPYVIPEGSRNATLSRYAARVIKRFGDGERAKQLYRKEAARCRPPLSDRELDSIWKSACRFGAKISSDEDYVSPEQYGADDFDDIGKEEPSNGLTQGKGPPGKPPAGSLKPEDYTDLGQARVLSREYGEELRYSPALDYMRYDGTQWRESGELAVGAEVELTDLQMADADLLMSKTKKALLDSGTSMEEAAEAVKKMKKGMKTGLSEKQMKLYEDYLDAKTYQSFVLDRRNWKYLKAALDTCRPLVQIDVHDFDKNEFLLNTPSATYDLRKGLEGRREHRPRDFITKSTSVDPGEQGKELWLDALGKIFLGNQELIDYVQRVVGLAAIGKVYIEALIISYGAGRNGKSTFWNTILHVLGSYSGRLSADTLTVGCRRNIKPELAEVFGKRLVIAAELEEGQRLNTSIIKQLCSTDDLFVEKKYKAPFSFTPTHTVILYTNHLPRVGATDDGIWRRLIVIPFRAKFEGKSDTKNYGDQLQKCAGPAVLSWIIEGARKVIDSNFQITEPEIVRDSISDYREQNDWLTQFLTACCELTDNPYAEAPSGELYQKYRDYSLKMGEYTRSTADFYAALDNKGFAKHRTGNGRFIRGLRIRQDDSSNPFESS from the coding sequence ATGTGTTTTGAACTTTACGGATGCCGGTACGTCCAGAACCGGACCAATTGTCGGTATCCGATCCGGATGGTGATCCGGTCGCCGGCAGATCTGTGCCGGGCAGCGGGACATGATTTTGTCTGTGCCAGGTACAAGGACAACTACCGCATGAACGATAACTTTGAGTCTGCGGATGTAGCCTTCTGGGACGTGGACAACAGCGGAACCGACGATTCGGGGAAATGGATCACACCGGAGAAGATCGGTGAGCTCTTTTCGGATGTTGCGTTTGCAATCACACCGAGCCGACACAACATGGTCCCCAAGGGGAATGAGTCCGCAAGACCTCGTTTTCATGTGTTTGCACCAATACGGGCGGAGACTTCATTTCGCAAGTATGGAGAACTGAAAGCCAGGGTTCAGAGGAAATTCCCTTTCTTTGATCCGAATGCGGTCGATGCAGCAAGGTTTGTGTACGGATGCAAAGTCAGGCTGGAAGAGGTAATCTGGCATGAAGGGAAGCTGACAATCGACCAGTTTATAGAGAACTGGGAGAGGACACATGTGGGTCTTTCGGTTACAACGGAGATATGCGATATGTCTCCATCTGAGGATGCCGCGACCAGGAATACAGTACCCGGAAACAAAATGCCGAGAGCAGATTCATTTCCGGGACAGCAGCGAACATCATCCAGTGAGCCCTATGTGATTCCGGAAGGTTCTCGGAATGCGACACTCAGCCGTTATGCCGCCAGGGTCATCAAGAGATTCGGTGATGGAGAAAGGGCAAAGCAGCTCTACAGGAAGGAAGCGGCCAGGTGCAGGCCTCCGCTCTCAGACCGGGAACTGGATTCCATCTGGAAATCAGCATGCCGGTTCGGAGCAAAGATTTCTTCGGACGAGGATTATGTATCTCCGGAGCAGTATGGGGCGGATGACTTTGACGATATCGGAAAGGAGGAACCATCAAATGGGCTAACACAGGGAAAAGGTCCGCCGGGAAAGCCGCCTGCCGGATCTCTGAAGCCGGAGGACTACACGGACCTGGGGCAGGCAAGAGTACTCTCGAGAGAATACGGGGAGGAGCTTCGCTACAGTCCAGCCCTCGACTACATGCGCTATGACGGAACCCAGTGGCGGGAGTCCGGGGAACTGGCTGTCGGGGCTGAGGTCGAACTTACAGACCTCCAGATGGCAGACGCAGACCTGCTGATGTCGAAGACGAAAAAAGCACTGCTGGATTCCGGTACGTCGATGGAAGAAGCCGCAGAAGCGGTCAAGAAGATGAAGAAGGGAATGAAGACAGGACTTTCAGAGAAACAGATGAAGCTCTATGAGGACTATCTGGACGCAAAGACCTATCAGTCATTTGTCCTGGACCGGAGAAACTGGAAATACCTGAAGGCGGCTCTTGATACCTGCAGGCCTCTGGTCCAGATCGATGTCCACGACTTTGATAAGAATGAATTCCTTCTGAACACTCCGTCGGCAACTTACGACCTGAGAAAGGGACTTGAGGGAAGAAGGGAACACAGACCAAGGGATTTCATCACGAAGTCTACGTCAGTTGATCCGGGAGAGCAGGGAAAAGAGCTCTGGCTGGATGCCCTCGGCAAGATCTTTCTCGGGAATCAGGAACTGATCGATTACGTGCAGAGAGTCGTGGGCCTTGCCGCAATCGGCAAAGTCTACATCGAAGCGCTGATCATTTCCTATGGGGCGGGCAGGAACGGCAAGTCAACATTCTGGAACACGATCCTGCATGTGCTGGGCTCCTATTCAGGGAGACTATCCGCGGATACACTGACGGTCGGCTGCAGGAGAAACATCAAGCCGGAACTGGCTGAAGTGTTTGGCAAGCGCCTGGTCATAGCGGCGGAACTGGAAGAAGGACAGAGGCTGAATACTTCTATCATCAAACAGCTGTGTTCAACAGATGACCTGTTTGTAGAGAAAAAGTACAAAGCCCCTTTTTCATTTACACCCACCCATACCGTGATCCTGTACACGAACCACCTGCCAAGGGTGGGAGCGACGGACGACGGAATCTGGAGAAGACTGATCGTCATTCCATTTCGGGCAAAGTTCGAAGGAAAATCGGACACCAAGAATTACGGCGACCAGCTTCAGAAATGTGCAGGCCCCGCTGTGCTTTCCTGGATCATCGAAGGCGCCAGGAAAGTGATTGACAGTAATTTCCAGATCACAGAGCCGGAGATCGTGAGGGATTCAATCAGCGATTATCGGGAACAGAACGACTGGCTGACGCAGTTTCTCACAGCATGCTGTGAGCTGACGGACAATCCCTATGCGGAGGCTCCGTCAGGGGAACTCTATCAGAAGTACAGGGACTATTCCCTGAAAATGGGTGAGTATACGAGAAGCACGGCGGATTTCTATGCCGCGCTGGATAACAAAGGATTTGCGAAGCACAGGACGGGAAATGGGCGTTTCATCAGGGGGCTGCGGATCAGGCAGGATGACAGTTCGAACCCGTTTGAAAGCAGCTGA